From Granulimonas faecalis:
GGCGGCCACGGGCGGGTTGTCCACCTCCACGGCCTGCTGGGCCACCTCGGAGAGGAGCTTGCCGGAGACGTCCTCGCCCCAGGGCAGGCCGTCATAGCGCTTGGCGAGGTTCTTGAGGGTGGGCACCTTCTCGGGGTCGATGGAGAAGACCACGTACTGCTTGAGGTGGTCTCCGCCGTTCTGGACGTCGTCCATGTAGTAGGGCTCGGTCCTGACCACGTTGCCGTCCTTGTCCACGGCGGTCAGGTTGACGCGCACCTCGCCCTCGGTGGTCTTGGGGAGCCACAGGTAGAGGTTGCCGTTCTCGTCGGTGGAGTGGGGCGAGCCGTAGGGGTACGACACCCCGTTGACCGTCATGGCAAACGACGTGATGCGGGCGTTGGCCCCCAGGGCGCCGGGCACTTTGATGGTGCGCATCATGACCTGACTGCTCTTGTCGAGGGCGCCGTAGGCGGTGTCGGAGGAGAAGTTGGTGTAGAAGTCCGAGGGCAGGTTGTCGGGGTCCACGGGGTCGCCGATGTAGGACTGGTACTTCTCGTTGGTGGTCTTGCCGTTGTCGTGGGTCACCTGGCCGATACGCACCGACCCGCCGGTGACGTAGACCTCGCCGCCCAGGGCGCCGATGGCATGGGCATAGCCGTAGGAGGGGTCCTGGCGGGAGGTGTCGGGCATGATGGTGCCGCCGGTGATGACGATCTTGCGCCCCACGTTCCAGCAGAAGCACCCCTGGCCGATGGCGTTGCCGTGGTCGGCCGAGATGGGGGTCACCACGCCGCCGTTGAAGCGCAGGTTGCCGGCACAGACCTTGGAGTGGACCGGGGTGCCGGAGTTGGCCCCGAAGCCGTTGCCGGGGAGGCGGTCGCTGAGCTTGGCGTCAGGGAACCGGTAGTTGTTCTCCCTGCTGGTGGAGCCTGCGGTGGTGTAGCTGGGGCCACCGCCGCCGATGCCGGCGCCGTGGTAGGAGGCCCAGGCCGTGACCGTGCCACCGTTGAAGGTGATCCAGGTGTCCTCGGTGGTGCCGTGGCCGCCGTGGGAGCCGCCGATGCCGGCGCCGAACCCATAGGTGCCGTCGCCCACGGCCCGGGCCGTGATGGAGCCGCCGTTGAAGGTCATCTCGCCGGTGGTCTCCCAGTCGCTGCCGCCGATGGCCGCGCAGAGGTAGCCGCCCTGGACCTCCAGGGACCCGGGGTTACGGCTCTCAAGGTTGCTGATATTGGTTGTGGGACCATCGGCGCCGGCGGTCCGGACGGCGCCGTCGCGGTCAACGTAGACCGTCCCCTCCTTGATGCGGCCGCCGGTGACGTCCACCGGGGCGCCATCCACGTCCACGTTGGTCACGTCGTCGTCGATGACGAGGACCGTGTCCTCGCCGCAGCGGATACCCGGGGCATAGGCCGACGCGGCGGCCTCGAGGCGGTTGGCGGAGCCGGCCGCCAGGGTGATATGGACGCTGGTCTTGGGGTCGACGGAGTTGCCGGCGGCGTCGCGGTTGCGCTCGATGGTGAACGGCACGTGGGAGGCGATGTCCACCCCGTCCAGCGTGATGTTTGCCTGGGTGCCGGCCTCGATCCACACGGTGGCGTCCACCGTGGCGCCCCCGGTGGAGAGGGTGAGGGGCGTCGAGGAGCAGATCACCAGCTTCTTGAGGGTGCTCGTGACGGGGCTGCCGGGGTTTCGCGTCCAGGTCTCGGAGGCGAAGTAGTAGTCGCGCCCCTCCACGCCGCCGGTGACGGTGACGGGGCAGGCATCGGCCGGATGGGTGTAGCCGGCCGGCGGGGCGGCGGCAGCCGGGGTCGCCGGCAGGGCCACCAGGGCCGTGCAGGTGAGGGTGGCAGCGGCCAAGGAGGCCAGGGTGCGGGTGAGAGAGTTCATTTGTACCGCCAATCGCCCTATGTTTGCAGTATTTTTGCAGCGTTCTTTAAGTTGGATTTCAAGCGTAGGACCGTAATCTATCCCTGTCAATAAAAGCGGGACAGGCGGGCGGGCGCATACGCATATGAGAGCGGCCCCGCGTATCGCCGGATACACGGGGCCGCTCGAGTTGCGCGCGTCAGTGCGGGGCGGGACCTTAGTTGGTCACGGCCTCGTTCTCGCGGTCGGCCTCGGCGATGATCTTGGCCTTCTCGTCGACGGCCATGTTGGAAAGCTCGTCGGCGTAGATCTTCTTGCCGGTGGGGTGCTCCTCGAGCCAGAGCTTCTCAGCGGTGGCCTTCCAGCTCTCGGCGTAAGGCGTGGTGCGGGCGCAGAGGTCGTCCACGCTCTCGGGGGCGGCGTAGTCGGTGCAGGGGGCGTCGGCCTCGTGGACGATCTGGGGCAGGATCTCGGGGTTCTCCAGCATGGGGCAGGGCTGGAGGAGGTTGTCGTTGAAGGGGTAGTGGGCGCGGTAGGCCTGGAAGATGGGCTGCTGCAGGCACTCCAGCCAGCTCTTGTCGTGGATGTTGGCGTTGGAGTAGTGGATGAAGACGCAAGGCTCCACGTCGCCGGCCGCGTTCACGTGGCAGAACACACGGCCGCCGGCGATGCAGCCGCCCACGTACTCGCCATCGTTCTGGAAGTCCATGGCAAAGATGGGCTTGCCGCCGGTGATGCCGCGGATCTCGCGGATGCGGTGGAACATGTACTCGCGCTCCTCGGGGGTGCACATGAGGTCGGTGCCGGCACCGGCGCCCACGGGCATGAGGTGGAAGTACCAGGCGTAGCGGCAGCCCTTCTCGATGAGCATGTCGAGGTACTCGTCGGAGGTGACGGTCTTGTAGTTCTTGGTGGTGTAGGCGGTGGAGGTGCCAAAGAGCAGGCCGTTGGCCTTCATGAGGTCCATGGCGGCCATGACCTCCTGGAAGGAGCCGTCGCCGCGGCGGCCGTCGTTGGAGTCCTCGAAGCCCTCGACCGAGATGGAGAAGGCGATGTTGCCCACGCGCTTCACGTCGTCGCAGAAGGCCTGGTCGACGAGGGAGGCGTTGGTGAAGATGTTGAACATGCAGTCGTTGTGCTTCTCGGCCAGCTTGACGATGTCCTTCTTGCGCACCAGGGGCTCGCCGCCGGTGAGCATGAACATGTGGGTGCCCAGGGCCTTGGCCTCGGAGACCAGCTTGTCCATGTCGTCGAAGGACAGGTTGTAGCGGTTGCCGTACTCGGCGCTCCAGCAGCCGATGCAGTGCTTGTTGCAGGCCGTGGTGGGGTCGAACAGGATGATCCACGGCGCGTTGCACTGGTACTTCTCGGCGTTCTCCGTGCAGGTGCGCAGGCCACGGAAGGCAGCCTCGTAGCCGCCGTTGAGCACGGCGGTCTTGATGATGTTGTGGTCCACCTCGTCCATGAGGGAGAAGAGGAACTGCTCCCACTTGGACCCGGGGTACAGGCCGGCGCGCAGGCCACGGGCGGCTCCGGGAGCGGTGTCCTTGAGCAGCTTGGAACCCATATCGACAAGCCGGTCGAGGTTCTTCTCGCGGTCCTTGCTGGAGGCGGCGTTGATGATGCCGTCAAGGGCAAAACCGAAGGCGGTACGCTCGGCGGCGTGCGCGATCTTAGACTGCATACTCTCCCCTTGCTGTCATGCGGGCTGTGACCCCGCGTTGTTGGCTGGCTTGCATGTACCCCCTTTTTTTAGGGAGAAGACGCCGGACGGCAAAACCACTCCCCTCACCAAGGTGGCACCGAGCTGTTTTCAACCTGTAGGCAATCAAGCCCACAGCGGAGATAACCGCTGCTCCAGCCCCCATGTTCTCAAGTGCAACAGTCTACCCCCGACAAGGATTTGATGAGACTGGAGACCGCGCGTGATATACGGGAGTGGCGGCGCGGACGGGTCCCGCGGCGGACGGCGAGGGAAGGCGCCCCGCGAGCGGGACCCGTCCGCAGGGCGCCGAGGGGACGGTCAGACCAGGCCCACGCGGCCCAGGTTCTCGCGGATGTGGGCGCAGCTGGCGTGGAAGGCGGCCTGCTCCGGCCCGGTGAGGTCGGGCACCATGAGGGCCTCCACACCGGAGCCACCCACGACGCAGGGCACGGAGCAGAACAGGCCCTCCTCGCCGTAGACGCCGTCCATGAGGGTGGAGCAGGCCAGCACCGCGTGCTCGTTGGACACCACGGCCCGCACCAGACGCGCGGCGGCGTTGGCCACGGCGTACTCGGTGCACATCTTGCCGGCCATGGCCACGTAACCGCCCCGGCGCGCGGCGTCCTCCAGAGCCGGCCTGTCGAGAGAGAAGCGCGCCGGCTCCTCGCGCTCCAGCTCGGCCAGGGGCTTGCCGCCAAAGTTCACCTGGCTCCAGCAGGCGAACTGCGTGGCCCCGTGCTCGCCGAGCATGTAGGCGCCCACGGAGTGCTGGTCGATGCCCGTCTCGCGGGAGAGCACATGCCTGAACCGGGCGGAGTCCAGCTGGGTGCCGGTGCCGATGACGCGGCGCGGGTCGAAGCCGCCGAGCTTCCAGATCTGGGTCGCCACGACGTCGCAGGGGTTGGCGACGGTCACCCACACGCCGGAGAAGCCCGCGCGGGCGAGCACGG
This genomic window contains:
- a CDS encoding lactate/malate family dehydrogenase, whose translation is MGTCVSVGIIGLGHVGAHVANSLMLQGIADELLLCDIASGDEDNSRKLAAEVQDLSDSLAFCSHNVRIESCGEDYAALASCDVVVNAAGKVRLAAQDRDGELFYTTDTARRFIPVLARAGFSGVWVTVANPCDVVATQIWKLGGFDPRRVIGTGTQLDSARFRHVLSRETGIDQHSVGAYMLGEHGATQFACWSQVNFGGKPLAELEREEPARFSLDRPALEDAARRGGYVAMAGKMCTEYAVANAAARLVRAVVSNEHAVLACSTLMDGVYGEEGLFCSVPCVVGGSGVEALMVPDLTGPEQAAFHASCAHIRENLGRVGLV
- a CDS encoding radical SAM protein, whose protein sequence is MQSKIAHAAERTAFGFALDGIINAASSKDREKNLDRLVDMGSKLLKDTAPGAARGLRAGLYPGSKWEQFLFSLMDEVDHNIIKTAVLNGGYEAAFRGLRTCTENAEKYQCNAPWIILFDPTTACNKHCIGCWSAEYGNRYNLSFDDMDKLVSEAKALGTHMFMLTGGEPLVRKKDIVKLAEKHNDCMFNIFTNASLVDQAFCDDVKRVGNIAFSISVEGFEDSNDGRRGDGSFQEVMAAMDLMKANGLLFGTSTAYTTKNYKTVTSDEYLDMLIEKGCRYAWYFHLMPVGAGAGTDLMCTPEEREYMFHRIREIRGITGGKPIFAMDFQNDGEYVGGCIAGGRVFCHVNAAGDVEPCVFIHYSNANIHDKSWLECLQQPIFQAYRAHYPFNDNLLQPCPMLENPEILPQIVHEADAPCTDYAAPESVDDLCARTTPYAESWKATAEKLWLEEHPTGKKIYADELSNMAVDEKAKIIAEADRENEAVTN